The Flavobacterium sp. HJ-32-4 genome contains a region encoding:
- a CDS encoding SCO family protein, whose amino-acid sequence MAFLKKYRIFLITMGIFSVVFLTVAYNLLKTDKKLPVFNPVDVNPELADPSVWHVGRDHRIADFSFVNQDGKTVTQKDYEGKIYVADFFFTTCQTICPIMTSHMEKVQDAIRHDPNVMILSHSVTPDIDTPEVLKAYAQKHHVDARKWNLVTGDKRKIFEIARRSYLAVKTGSEAEMYDMVHTENFVLVDRERRIRGFYDGTKESEIKRLIDDIRFLSESSE is encoded by the coding sequence ATGGCGTTCTTGAAAAAATACCGCATTTTCCTCATTACCATGGGGATCTTCTCGGTCGTCTTCCTTACCGTCGCCTACAACCTGCTGAAAACCGATAAAAAGCTGCCTGTTTTCAACCCCGTCGACGTCAATCCGGAGTTGGCCGACCCTTCCGTTTGGCACGTCGGGCGCGACCATCGCATCGCCGATTTCTCGTTTGTCAACCAGGACGGTAAAACCGTTACACAAAAAGACTACGAGGGCAAGATTTACGTGGCCGATTTCTTCTTCACCACCTGCCAGACGATTTGCCCGATTATGACCTCCCATATGGAGAAGGTGCAGGACGCCATCCGCCACGATCCGAACGTCATGATCCTGTCGCATTCGGTCACACCCGACATCGACACCCCCGAAGTCCTGAAAGCCTACGCCCAAAAACACCACGTCGACGCCCGGAAATGGAACCTAGTCACCGGCGACAAACGCAAAATATTCGAAATAGCGCGACGCTCGTACCTCGCCGTCAAAACCGGAAGCGAAGCCGAAATGTACGACATGGTACATACCGAAAACTTCGTACTCGTTGACCGTGAACGCCGGATCCGTGGCTTCTATGACGGCACCAAAGAAAGTGAAATTAAACGCCTCATCGACGACATCAGGTTTCTGTCAGAATCGTCGGAATAA
- a CDS encoding FeoA family protein, translating into MQTPLSELKQGQHAVIASFEIDAVPLKLIEMGCLPGNRVEVLQIAPFGDPIYLNVNESHLAIRIETARQIWVETEA; encoded by the coding sequence GTGCAGACACCTCTTTCCGAACTGAAACAAGGGCAGCACGCCGTGATTGCGTCTTTCGAGATCGATGCCGTGCCGCTGAAGCTCATCGAAATGGGCTGTCTTCCCGGCAATCGTGTTGAGGTGTTGCAAATTGCGCCCTTCGGTGACCCGATATACCTGAATGTAAACGAAAGCCACCTGGCTATTCGCATCGAGACGGCCCGTCAGATTTGGGTAGAAACCGAGGCCTAA
- the feoB gene encoding ferrous iron transport protein B, with protein MSDNTIKVALIGNPNTGKTSVFNALTGLNQQVGNYPGITVERKQGNCQLPLGFKATVLDLPGTYSLNASSVDENVVIELLMNRNDKDFPDVVVLVTDVENLKRNLLLFTQIKDLEIPVILCINMIDRMQLKGITLDIPFLEKELKTRIAAVSTRKNLGIANLKKLIVEYPQLSTEPCLNASSIDPEYFNGLRRAFPNQQLYKLWLVITQDVNFSGLTKNFLDTENFAKPNTELKRMQQKETIKRYQFINDVLKVGKVTDTSKARDLRSRIDRVLMHRVWGYAIFGFLLLLIFQSIFDWSSYPMDWIDGAFAWLSSSVAEHMAPGTLNNLLTQGIIPGIGGIVIFIPQIAFLFLFISILEESGYMSRVVFLMDKIMRRFGLNGKSVVPLVSGTACAIPAIMATRNIENWKERLITILVTPFMTCSARLPVYTIIISLIIPKQRVLGIFNTQGLTLMALYILGFLAAILSASVLNRIMKLRSKSFFVVEMPNYKLPLGRNVVLNVVEKTKAFIAGAGKIILAISVILWFLGSYGPADTFGKADQMIAKEVAAGRIAPDQHDSAVAAYKLENSYIGIAGKSIEPAIRPLGYDWKIGIAVLSSFAAREVFVGTLATIYSVGGDADNEEPIREKMAAEVRPDGTRVFTTATGVSLLVFYAFAMQCASTLAITRKETNSWKWPLYQLLCMSVIAYVSALAVYQFMK; from the coding sequence ATGTCTGACAACACCATCAAAGTCGCGCTTATCGGCAACCCGAACACCGGGAAAACGTCGGTTTTCAATGCGTTGACGGGGTTGAACCAGCAAGTAGGGAATTATCCCGGCATCACCGTCGAGCGGAAGCAGGGAAACTGCCAACTGCCGCTGGGCTTCAAGGCAACCGTACTCGACCTGCCCGGCACCTACAGCCTTAACGCCAGTTCCGTCGACGAAAATGTCGTCATCGAGTTGCTCATGAACCGCAACGACAAAGATTTTCCGGATGTCGTAGTACTCGTGACCGATGTCGAAAACCTGAAACGGAACCTGCTTTTATTTACCCAGATCAAAGACCTCGAAATTCCCGTCATTCTCTGCATCAACATGATCGACCGGATGCAGTTGAAGGGCATCACACTCGATATCCCGTTCCTCGAAAAAGAACTCAAGACGCGCATCGCGGCAGTGAGCACCCGCAAAAACCTGGGTATTGCGAACCTTAAGAAGCTGATCGTCGAATACCCACAGTTGTCGACCGAGCCGTGCCTGAATGCGTCGAGTATCGATCCGGAGTACTTTAACGGACTGCGGCGCGCCTTCCCCAACCAGCAACTCTATAAGTTGTGGCTGGTCATCACGCAGGACGTGAACTTTTCGGGCCTCACCAAAAACTTCCTCGATACCGAGAATTTCGCCAAGCCGAACACCGAGCTCAAGCGGATGCAACAAAAGGAAACGATCAAACGCTACCAGTTCATCAACGATGTGCTCAAAGTCGGAAAGGTGACCGATACCTCGAAAGCGCGCGACCTCCGCAGCCGGATCGACCGGGTCTTGATGCACCGCGTGTGGGGCTATGCCATTTTTGGCTTCCTGTTACTACTCATCTTCCAGTCGATTTTTGACTGGTCAAGTTACCCGATGGACTGGATCGACGGCGCGTTCGCCTGGCTGAGCAGTTCCGTCGCCGAACACATGGCACCGGGTACGCTCAACAACCTACTCACCCAGGGCATTATCCCGGGCATTGGCGGTATTGTCATTTTCATCCCGCAGATTGCGTTTCTTTTCCTGTTCATATCCATCCTCGAAGAAAGTGGCTACATGAGCCGGGTGGTCTTCCTGATGGATAAAATCATGCGGCGTTTCGGACTGAACGGAAAAAGTGTCGTACCACTCGTGTCGGGTACGGCCTGCGCCATCCCGGCCATCATGGCCACGCGCAACATCGAAAACTGGAAGGAACGTTTGATTACTATCCTGGTGACGCCGTTTATGACGTGTTCGGCGCGTCTTCCCGTATACACCATCATCATTTCCCTCATCATTCCGAAACAACGGGTGTTGGGCATTTTCAATACACAGGGCCTCACCCTGATGGCGCTGTACATCCTGGGGTTTTTGGCGGCGATACTGTCGGCATCCGTCCTGAACCGCATCATGAAACTGCGTTCGAAGTCGTTCTTTGTAGTCGAAATGCCAAATTACAAACTGCCGCTGGGGCGTAATGTGGTGTTGAACGTCGTCGAGAAAACGAAAGCGTTCATCGCCGGGGCAGGCAAGATCATCCTTGCGATTTCGGTCATCCTGTGGTTCCTCGGGTCCTATGGCCCGGCTGATACCTTCGGAAAGGCCGACCAGATGATCGCAAAAGAGGTCGCAGCGGGCCGCATAGCACCTGATCAACATGATTCGGCTGTGGCCGCCTACAAGTTGGAGAACTCTTATATAGGAATTGCCGGCAAGTCGATTGAGCCCGCCATCCGTCCGTTGGGTTATGACTGGAAAATCGGTATTGCCGTATTGAGTTCCTTCGCCGCCCGCGAGGTCTTTGTCGGTACGCTGGCCACGATTTACAGCGTCGGAGGCGACGCCGATAACGAAGAACCGATCCGTGAAAAGATGGCCGCTGAGGTCCGTCCGGACGGTACCCGCGTGTTCACGACTGCCACCGGTGTCTCGCTGCTGGTGTTCTACGCCTTCGCGATGCAATGCGCCAGTACGTTGGCCATTACGCGCAAAGAGACGAATTCGTGGAAATGGCCGTTATACCAATTGTTGTGTATGAGTGTCATCGCCTACGTATCGGCACTCGCTGTCTATCAATTCATGAAGTAA
- a CDS encoding metal-dependent transcriptional regulator, with product MTLSEENYLKAIYHLTTLGGTEVSTNAIAEKMETKASSVTDMLRKLAEKELIHYKKYQGVSLTQTGRLAAKMIVRKHRLWEVFLVEKLAFAWDEVHDIAEQLEHIQSPELVDRLDDFLGNPTEDPHGDPIPDREGRILKTEKQLVSELAEGQEGVCVGVRDTSSEFLQYLDKNSIALGAHITIVGREPFDGSLAIRVDGALHSISGKVAANLFVKPV from the coding sequence ATGACGCTCTCAGAAGAAAATTACCTCAAAGCCATCTACCACCTGACGACACTGGGCGGAACGGAAGTCAGCACCAACGCCATTGCGGAGAAGATGGAGACGAAAGCCTCCTCTGTGACGGACATGCTACGCAAACTGGCCGAAAAGGAACTCATCCATTATAAAAAATACCAAGGGGTGTCGCTCACCCAAACGGGACGTCTGGCGGCCAAGATGATTGTGCGGAAGCATCGGTTGTGGGAAGTATTCCTGGTCGAGAAACTGGCATTTGCCTGGGACGAGGTTCACGATATTGCCGAGCAGTTGGAACACATCCAATCACCGGAACTCGTTGACCGACTGGATGATTTCCTGGGCAACCCGACGGAAGATCCGCATGGCGACCCGATTCCAGACCGCGAAGGCCGTATCCTGAAAACCGAAAAACAATTAGTATCGGAACTGGCCGAGGGGCAGGAAGGCGTATGTGTGGGCGTGCGCGATACCTCGTCGGAATTCCTGCAGTACCTCGATAAGAACAGTATTGCGCTGGGTGCACACATCACGATAGTGGGACGTGAACCCTTCGATGGCTCGTTGGCGATACGCGTTGACGGTGCCCTTCATTCCATTTCGGGAAAAGTAGCCGCCAACCTCTTCGTCAAGCCGGTTTAG
- a CDS encoding Nramp family divalent metal transporter, with translation MAKSLGEVNESVVTQGKRSTFRKILAFFGPAYLISVGYMDPGNWATDIAGGSQFGYQLLWVLLMSNLMALLLQSLSARLGIVTRRDLAQASRETYPPFVNYILYFLAEIAIAACDLAEVLGMAIGLNLLFGMPLLEGVLVTVLDTFLLLFLINKGIRKMEAFIISLVAIIGLSFVFEMIFAHPDAAGIVAGLVPSIPNETALYIAIGIIGATVMPHNLYLHSSLVQTRKFDRSREGVKQALKYNFIDSAIALNLAFFVNAAILILAAATFFKSGLFDVAEIQDAHKFLEPILGNKWAPILFAVALIAAGQSSTITGTLAGQIVMEGYLNLRIQPWVRRIITRLIAIGPAVMVIYFFGEEMTGKMLIFSQVILSMQLGFAIIPLIHFVSDKTKMKGFHINRLTQVAAWIIALIIVSLNIRLVYGEVTGWLAASENPLVLWLTVVPLLVGFFLLLVYIVIKPFVIRPRDHIYNHSPHNLHLEFKRKPVASHQNIAVLVDFSDADQVALNHAFELGGMEAHYTLIHVVETVGAMMYGDNIEDHETTMDEELLREYEGLLTNKGYVVTTQLGFGKPHRTIPAMVETEHYDILVMGTHGHTGLKDILFGTTVDKLRHRIRIPLFIVHS, from the coding sequence ATGGCAAAATCACTGGGTGAAGTCAATGAATCGGTCGTAACGCAGGGCAAACGATCGACCTTTCGAAAAATCCTGGCGTTCTTCGGACCCGCCTACCTGATCAGCGTCGGCTATATGGACCCGGGCAACTGGGCGACCGATATTGCGGGCGGAAGCCAGTTTGGCTACCAACTTCTTTGGGTATTGCTGATGAGTAATCTCATGGCGCTGTTGTTGCAAAGCCTGAGTGCGCGGCTGGGCATCGTGACCCGGCGTGACCTGGCGCAGGCCTCGCGGGAAACCTATCCGCCTTTTGTGAACTACATCCTTTATTTCCTGGCTGAAATCGCGATTGCCGCCTGCGACCTGGCGGAGGTATTGGGAATGGCGATTGGTCTCAACCTGTTGTTTGGCATGCCCTTGCTCGAAGGAGTTTTGGTGACGGTGCTCGACACGTTCCTGCTGCTCTTTCTTATCAATAAAGGCATCCGCAAAATGGAAGCCTTCATCATTTCGCTGGTGGCCATCATTGGGTTGTCATTCGTCTTCGAGATGATTTTTGCCCACCCTGACGCCGCTGGCATCGTAGCCGGCTTGGTGCCGTCTATCCCGAATGAAACGGCGCTGTATATCGCTATTGGGATTATCGGGGCCACCGTCATGCCGCACAACCTCTACCTGCACTCGTCGCTGGTGCAGACCCGCAAGTTCGACCGCAGTCGTGAAGGGGTGAAACAGGCGCTGAAATACAACTTCATCGATTCGGCCATTGCGCTGAACCTCGCGTTTTTTGTGAACGCCGCCATCCTGATCCTCGCTGCTGCTACTTTTTTCAAAAGCGGTCTTTTCGATGTAGCGGAGATACAGGATGCCCATAAATTCCTGGAGCCTATACTCGGCAATAAATGGGCCCCGATTTTGTTTGCCGTGGCGTTGATCGCTGCCGGACAAAGCTCGACCATTACCGGTACGCTAGCCGGACAGATCGTGATGGAAGGCTACCTGAACCTACGCATCCAGCCCTGGGTACGACGGATTATCACGCGGTTGATCGCCATTGGGCCTGCCGTGATGGTGATTTACTTCTTTGGGGAAGAGATGACGGGGAAGATGCTCATCTTCAGCCAGGTGATTCTGTCGATGCAACTCGGTTTTGCCATTATCCCGCTCATACACTTCGTAAGCGACAAAACGAAAATGAAGGGCTTCCACATCAACCGGCTGACGCAGGTCGCCGCATGGATTATCGCATTGATCATCGTATCGCTCAACATCCGTCTTGTGTATGGCGAAGTGACCGGATGGCTGGCGGCATCTGAAAACCCGCTCGTGTTGTGGCTAACGGTGGTGCCGTTGTTGGTTGGGTTTTTCCTTTTGCTGGTCTATATCGTCATCAAACCGTTCGTCATCCGGCCGCGCGACCATATCTATAACCATTCCCCACACAACCTGCACCTGGAGTTCAAACGGAAGCCCGTCGCATCGCACCAGAATATTGCCGTGCTCGTCGATTTCTCGGATGCCGACCAGGTGGCCCTGAACCACGCGTTTGAATTGGGCGGAATGGAGGCCCACTACACCCTCATCCACGTGGTGGAAACGGTGGGTGCGATGATGTATGGCGACAACATCGAAGACCATGAAACGACGATGGACGAAGAACTGCTGCGGGAATACGAAGGCCTGCTGACCAACAAAGGATACGTCGTCACCACGCAACTGGGCTTCGGGAAACCGCACCGCACCATCCCGGCGATGGTAGAAACAGAGCACTACGACATCCTCGTGATGGGCACCCATGGCCACACCGGCCTGAAGGATATCCTGTTCGGCACGACGGTTGACAAGCTGCGTCACCGCATCCGGATTCCGTTGTTTATCGTCCATTCCTAA
- a CDS encoding transporter, whose amino-acid sequence MRYLYLLFLLPTIAMAQDIAPLAADRPDQTETPYLVPKGMFQMENGFSMEKDGNRSWALPSSLLKYGLNEAFELRLIVTYVVDEVDGTKTSGFEPIRVGMKVKICEEAGWMPKTSLIGHLLVPDAASSDYRADYYASQFRFVMQHTLTDKLSLSYNLGAEWDGITPDATFIYTLTTGFSLTDKWGAYAELFGFAPENDSAAHSFDGGFTYLVNNDTMLDISSGFGITENAPDYYIALGFSFRL is encoded by the coding sequence ATGCGCTACCTATACCTACTTTTCCTATTGCCGACCATCGCGATGGCACAGGATATCGCACCCCTCGCAGCCGACCGTCCCGACCAGACCGAAACGCCCTACCTGGTTCCGAAAGGGATGTTCCAGATGGAAAACGGTTTTTCGATGGAGAAGGACGGCAACCGCAGTTGGGCCTTGCCTTCTTCGTTGTTGAAATACGGACTCAACGAGGCCTTTGAACTGCGCCTGATCGTAACCTATGTAGTGGATGAAGTTGACGGCACGAAGACCAGCGGTTTCGAACCGATACGGGTGGGTATGAAAGTCAAGATTTGTGAAGAGGCGGGATGGATGCCGAAAACGTCGCTCATTGGCCACCTGCTGGTGCCGGACGCCGCTTCCTCCGATTACCGCGCGGATTATTACGCCTCGCAGTTCCGTTTTGTGATGCAACACACGCTGACCGACAAACTTTCCCTCAGCTACAACCTCGGGGCGGAATGGGATGGCATCACCCCGGACGCGACCTTCATCTATACCCTTACCACCGGATTCTCCCTCACCGACAAATGGGGTGCCTATGCCGAATTGTTTGGCTTCGCGCCTGAGAACGACAGCGCCGCCCACAGTTTCGACGGCGGGTTTACCTATTTGGTGAACAACGACACCATGCTTGATATTTCGTCGGGTTTCGGAATCACGGAGAACGCACCGGATTACTACATCGCCCTAGGTTTCTCGTTCCGCTTGTAA
- a CDS encoding lycopene cyclase family protein, with amino-acid sequence MERYDYIFAGSGLAALMTAYKMLRSGRFGGDRILMIDPDRKSANDRTWCFWDKRVNVWDDVVGHEWEQAFFADDKAGRTFALHPYRYRLIRSGRFYEKIKEEIRRHPNVYWLQEEVVSFADEGNNVRVMTRSREVVGHRLFNSLYSAPDDPRYPMLQQHFVGWFVKTPAAAFDPSTAGLMDFSVPQKGNTRFMYVLPFSPHEALVEYTLFSKDLLPKTEYEDAIRDYLSQKGITTYDIQEEEQGSIPMTTFPFWKRNTQNILHIGTAGGWTKASTGYTFRNTDKLSDRLVAFLSDDADFRRFHKAGRFLFYDALLLDVLWRSNEKGRSVFSALFRKGDPSLVFRFLDEETTLAQDLAIIWRCPKVPFLKALWHWMARRRYPV; translated from the coding sequence GTGGAGCGCTACGATTACATTTTTGCCGGATCTGGACTCGCCGCTTTGATGACGGCCTACAAGATGCTGCGCTCCGGGCGCTTCGGTGGCGACCGCATCCTTATGATCGATCCCGATCGGAAGTCGGCCAATGACCGTACCTGGTGTTTTTGGGACAAACGGGTGAACGTCTGGGACGATGTCGTGGGCCACGAATGGGAACAGGCTTTCTTCGCAGACGATAAGGCAGGGCGGACGTTCGCACTGCATCCGTATCGCTACCGACTGATTCGAAGCGGACGGTTTTATGAAAAGATAAAAGAGGAAATCCGCCGGCACCCGAATGTATACTGGCTACAGGAGGAAGTCGTGTCGTTTGCCGATGAAGGAAACAATGTTCGCGTGATGACCCGTTCCCGGGAAGTGGTCGGGCATCGCCTTTTCAATAGTCTTTACAGCGCGCCCGATGACCCACGCTATCCGATGTTGCAGCAACATTTCGTAGGGTGGTTTGTGAAGACGCCAGCCGCCGCCTTCGACCCGTCTACGGCTGGATTGATGGATTTTTCTGTCCCGCAAAAGGGGAATACACGCTTTATGTACGTGCTCCCGTTTTCGCCCCACGAAGCCCTGGTCGAATACACGCTTTTCTCGAAGGATTTGCTGCCGAAAACGGAATACGAAGATGCCATTCGCGACTATTTATCCCAAAAGGGCATCACCACCTACGACATACAGGAGGAAGAGCAAGGAAGCATCCCAATGACGACCTTTCCGTTCTGGAAACGCAATACGCAAAACATCCTCCACATCGGAACGGCAGGCGGGTGGACGAAGGCGTCGACCGGTTATACCTTCCGGAATACCGATAAACTATCGGACCGACTGGTGGCCTTTTTGTCGGACGACGCCGATTTTCGTCGTTTTCACAAAGCCGGTCGCTTTCTGTTTTACGACGCGCTACTGCTCGATGTGTTGTGGCGGTCAAACGAAAAAGGACGAAGCGTGTTTTCGGCGCTTTTCCGCAAAGGCGACCCCTCGTTGGTCTTCCGTTTTCTGGATGAGGAAACGACGCTTGCGCAAGACCTCGCCATCATTTGGCGCTGCCCGAAAGTACCGTTCCTGAAAGCCCTGTGGCATTGGATGGCGCGGCGCCGCTATCCCGTCTGA
- the dusB gene encoding tRNA dihydrouridine synthase DusB: protein MPKIGNIQLPDFPLLLAPMEDVSDPPFRRLCKQHGADLMYSEFISSEGLIRDAIKSRMKLDIFDYERPVGIQIFGGDEEAMAMSAKIVETVQPDLVDINFGCPVKKVVCKGAGAGVLKDIDLMVRLTKAVIRSTSLPVTVKTRLGWDDDSINIDEVAERLQDIGVQALTIHARTRAQMYKGHSDWSHIARIKNNPRITMPVFGNGDIDSPEKALEYKNKYGVDGIMIGRAAIGYPWIFDEIKHYFQTGEHLPLPTMDDRVEAARNHLTWSMEWKGERVGIVEMRRHYTNYFKGVANFKEYRQRLVTEETPEELYRTLDMIGEVFREYQFA from the coding sequence ATGCCCAAAATCGGCAACATCCAGCTACCCGATTTCCCGCTCTTGCTGGCCCCCATGGAAGACGTAAGCGATCCGCCGTTTCGCCGGCTGTGCAAACAGCATGGGGCCGACCTGATGTATTCGGAGTTTATTTCGAGCGAAGGACTCATCCGCGATGCCATCAAAAGCCGCATGAAACTCGACATTTTCGATTACGAACGTCCGGTCGGGATCCAGATTTTCGGGGGAGACGAAGAAGCCATGGCGATGTCGGCGAAGATCGTGGAGACCGTGCAGCCCGACCTGGTAGATATCAATTTTGGATGTCCGGTCAAGAAAGTGGTGTGCAAAGGGGCCGGTGCCGGCGTGTTGAAGGATATTGACCTGATGGTGCGCCTTACCAAAGCCGTCATCCGATCAACAAGCCTTCCCGTGACGGTGAAAACCCGCCTGGGTTGGGACGACGACTCGATCAACATCGATGAGGTAGCAGAACGGCTGCAAGATATCGGGGTACAAGCCCTGACGATCCATGCCCGCACCCGCGCCCAGATGTATAAAGGGCATTCCGATTGGTCGCACATCGCCCGCATCAAAAACAACCCCCGGATCACGATGCCGGTGTTTGGGAATGGCGACATCGATTCGCCTGAAAAAGCGCTTGAATACAAAAACAAATACGGCGTCGATGGCATCATGATTGGTCGCGCTGCCATCGGTTATCCGTGGATTTTCGATGAAATCAAACACTACTTCCAAACCGGCGAACACCTTCCGCTTCCTACTATGGACGATCGGGTAGAAGCCGCCCGCAACCACCTGACCTGGTCAATGGAATGGAAAGGGGAACGCGTAGGGATTGTAGAAATGCGTCGTCATTATACCAACTATTTCAAGGGAGTGGCGAACTTCAAGGAATACCGCCAACGACTCGTCACCGAGGAAACGCCGGAAGAATTGTATCGCACACTGGATATGATTGGAGAGGTATTCCGGGAATACCAGTTTGCCTAA
- a CDS encoding alpha/beta hydrolase: MRYVVFLLFSLSVCAQRMETLTYFSNDTLSLQLDLFRPEQPIKQPMPLLLYVHGGGFSGGDRTSGHTLCRFLASKGYAAATLSYTLYMKNKKFSCDGVLTEKIRAFRYAASDLWQATAFFLRNAKTYNIDPNNIFIAGSSAGGETVLHAAFWDRKRMDLYKSDLPDGFRYAGLISGAGAIMDLNLIRKDNQIPMLLFHGNGDRTVPYGAAPHHYCPTDASGWLMLFGSGAVYDKIVALGGSAALYTYCGGGHEYSGTLFEQDLHPVWDFLTDVLAGTKFQSHTIIATGKKNELSAAYSFCD, encoded by the coding sequence ATGCGCTACGTAGTCTTTCTTTTATTTTCCCTATCGGTATGCGCCCAGCGGATGGAAACGCTGACGTATTTCTCAAACGATACCCTTTCCCTCCAACTCGACCTGTTTCGTCCGGAGCAACCTATAAAACAACCGATGCCCTTGCTGTTGTATGTGCATGGCGGCGGCTTTTCAGGCGGCGACCGTACTTCGGGCCATACCCTCTGCCGTTTTCTGGCGTCGAAGGGCTATGCAGCGGCAACGCTTTCGTATACGCTCTACATGAAAAACAAAAAGTTCAGTTGCGACGGCGTGCTGACCGAGAAAATACGGGCGTTCCGCTATGCTGCCAGCGACCTTTGGCAGGCTACGGCGTTCTTCCTCCGCAACGCCAAAACGTATAACATCGACCCCAACAACATTTTCATCGCTGGTTCAAGCGCCGGAGGGGAAACGGTATTGCATGCAGCGTTCTGGGACCGGAAACGAATGGACCTTTACAAAAGCGACCTGCCCGACGGTTTTCGATACGCCGGACTCATTTCAGGGGCGGGTGCCATCATGGACCTGAACCTCATCCGGAAAGACAACCAGATTCCGATGTTGCTCTTCCACGGAAATGGCGACCGAACGGTGCCGTATGGTGCGGCCCCCCATCACTACTGTCCGACCGATGCCAGCGGGTGGCTGATGCTATTCGGTTCGGGAGCGGTGTATGACAAAATCGTGGCGCTTGGCGGTTCGGCGGCGTTGTATACGTATTGCGGCGGCGGACACGAATATAGTGGTACGCTATTCGAGCAAGACCTGCATCCGGTGTGGGATTTCCTGACGGATGTGTTGGCTGGAACCAAATTCCAGTCACACACGATTATCGCTACAGGGAAGAAAAACGAGTTATCGGCCGCGTATTCGTTTTGCGACTGA
- a CDS encoding gliding motility lipoprotein GldH — protein MRSYVFMLLAFIMVSCHSGDVLNTLDTDFPDNRWNVETPKTFSFTIEKEGRYDIFVRFSHVAGFQFREVPLTLSVSSPNAPIDLYEQSLEVVDANGTDKGDCSGDICDLEQVFASHIKLAPGTYTAALTQRFPNAYLPNILGVGLRVTPSTSH, from the coding sequence ATGCGTAGTTATGTATTTATGTTACTGGCCTTCATCATGGTGTCCTGTCATTCAGGCGATGTGCTGAACACCCTCGACACTGACTTCCCTGACAATCGTTGGAATGTGGAAACGCCCAAAACGTTTTCTTTCACCATCGAAAAAGAAGGACGGTACGATATTTTCGTCCGTTTTAGCCACGTGGCGGGTTTCCAGTTTCGGGAAGTGCCGCTCACGCTGAGCGTTTCGTCGCCGAACGCACCCATCGACCTGTACGAGCAGTCGCTGGAAGTGGTCGATGCCAACGGTACAGACAAAGGGGACTGCTCAGGTGATATCTGCGACCTCGAACAGGTGTTTGCGTCCCACATCAAACTGGCGCCGGGCACGTATACCGCTGCACTTACGCAACGGTTTCCGAATGCCTATCTGCCGAATATATTAGGTGTCGGACTGCGTGTAACTCCGTCAACCTCCCACTAA
- a CDS encoding CYTH domain-containing protein, whose protein sequence is MLEIERKFLVASDAFKTQARTHQHIAQGYLCSHPERTVRVRIKGEVGFVTIKGKSSENGTTRLEWETELPLFEAKPLLGLCEPGIIDKTRYEVEWAGHVFEVDEFHGENEGLLLAEIELTSEDEDFERPDWLGLEVTADPRYYNAYLSKHPYTTWKDA, encoded by the coding sequence ATGCTTGAAATCGAACGCAAATTCCTGGTCGCATCCGATGCGTTTAAAACACAGGCCCGCACGCACCAACACATCGCCCAGGGCTACCTTTGCAGCCATCCCGAGCGAACCGTTCGGGTGCGTATCAAAGGCGAAGTGGGGTTCGTGACCATCAAAGGGAAAAGCAGCGAAAACGGCACGACACGCCTCGAATGGGAAACCGAACTCCCGCTGTTTGAGGCGAAACCATTGCTCGGCCTCTGTGAACCTGGCATCATCGACAAAACGCGTTACGAAGTCGAATGGGCCGGACACGTTTTTGAAGTGGATGAATTCCATGGCGAAAACGAAGGCCTGCTGCTGGCGGAAATCGAGTTGACGTCGGAAGATGAGGATTTCGAACGACCCGACTGGCTCGGTCTGGAAGTGACGGCCGACCCGCGCTATTACAATGCTTACCTCAGTAAACATCCCTATACCACCTGGAAAGATGCGTAG